The genomic window GTAGCGTTGGACGTGAGTTCCTTGAAGTCGTCACCGAGCATTTCGGTGCTGAAGAAGATCCACTGGTACTGGTATCGGTTGTTGAACTTTTCTTCGAGTTGCTGCATGGTGAAGAGCATGGCGTCGAGGTCGTAGTCGTGGGCGAGGGTTACCAAGGCGGCCCGCGGAGTCCCCTCAGCAGACGGAGGCGAGGAACCGCCACGTACAGGCGATGTGAACTGAACAAGGACCATGATCCATGCCCACAACACGGCCGACAGATGAAGCTTCGCCATGTTGAAGACCGATTCGTTGTTCAGGCGGCTTGTTCGAGTTCAAGTGATGAGAAGGGTAGGCGTACGGTCAAAGGTACGAACAGGGAGCAGACCGAGAGGGCAGAGAAAAGAAGGAACGAAAAGGAGTTCGGAGAAGGGAAAATGAAAAGGAGCGTGGGGGAAACAGTATTAGGTTGACGTCTCAGACGTGCCGAAGGCGGAGATTGTTTCAATTCAAGGTTGAATCAAGTAGAATGATGTATCAAAAGGATAAATAAATGACGAGAACAGAAAGAGGGGGGAGAAGAATAAGATCCTCGACCTTATTGTAGGTGAAGCCTGAGGCGAGAATGAAGATGCATGTGACCGTGAGCTTAAGGGGGCAGTTGCGAGCAGTGCCAGTCTTCACCGAGATCCCGCTCGTGGTTGTTCGATGTAAGGTTTAGTCAGGAACTCCACGATCTTGAGGCCGAGATCAGGAGCGAAGCGGGAGAAAATATCCGAAGCCGGAGGAGATTGTCCGATGGATCTCAGATGAACAATAGCAGGTCGCTCATTCAGGCATCAGCAGGAGGCAGTTGGCCTATTCGAGTTTGATTTGGAAGATGATCATTGAAAGGGCAATATTGAAGATGTATGAGAGTGAAAGAAAGGAGAAAAGAGCATGGAGCGGGCAATCATTCAGGGCGAATCACCCTCAAGGAACAGCCTGCACCTGCAGCACTGATCAGCAAAAGCCTCAATGACGCGGCGAGTGCGACATACCTCACAGCAGGCAGAGGCTTCAATCAAGATGCATGCAAGCTGTTGTGCTAGGCTGAGGCAGGTCTTCTGAAGAGATAGCGAGGCAGAGATTCTTGGCTTGTCCTTGATCACGCGAGGATGAAGTGCTAAGAAGCGACAGTGATTCCATGCTTCTACGCTCGATTACTTAGAAACCCCCCTTCTgcgaagaaagaagaagccgtCTTGAAAAATTCAACTGGTCCTTGTATCAACAATCAGCGATATCCTACCGCCCGTGTCCCCAACCTGAAATCGCCCACAAGCATCCTCTCCAATAGATGCATCCCGAACGCCGGCCTCGCCCAAGCAGAAAACAAGCCTCATCCGCCCCTTTGGCCAAATAGACAGAGAGGCAGCTATACTGGTACAGGTTACAATAGTCCCTCTCAGGTCTCCACGTCCATCGACTCCACGTCCACCGAGCCGTCCTCTGGGCTGATGTCCAGCACCCTCGCGTATTGAACCGTCAATCGTTGTAGCTCACGGTATTTGCCTATGCCCTGTTAGCTCCTTGATTCCATGCATAAACGCCTACAATGAACTTACCGAGAATCATCACCACACCCTTGAGTAGCTCCTTTCGATCCCAACCACACAGATCGCCCTCCTTGCTGAACCAACCACGGGCATTGTCTTTCTtctgctcatcatcatcaaggatGCCACCCATGAGACTGTTGAGGAGTTCCTCTACCTTGCCTCGGGCACCCTCGGCACCCAGTCGCTTGGCGTACATGAACAGATAGAGCCGGAATTCGTCCTGCGCTCCTAGTTGCATGGCACCTGCGATTCGGTTCTCCAGATGCGCTATGCTGACACTGCTCTCCAGattctcagcctccttgcGCTGCACGAGCATCTTGATGATACGTTGCAAGCTGTAGGACCTGCCCTTGAGGAGGAACTCGTTGGTTGTGTGTCGCTCGAGGAATGGTATGATGCCCGAAGATACCGTAGGCTTGCCAGGATCCTTGTCTTTGCCTTCCTTAGAGTTCGGTCCCACGGCGGTAGACTGCAAGGCGGAAATGGAGGAGTCGTTGGAGTTCCAATACTGAGAACCAACAGCCCACCAGGCTTCGCTAAGACGTTGCCAGATGTGCATCTCCCGGGCATAGTAGTGGCCGTCGCCATTGCTCAATGTGACAATAATGTGACCGGTGGTATTGAGGTGTGCCGACGTGATTCCTGGACCTGGCGTCGCGCTGTGCTGGTTAAGAGAGGTCGTAGCAATATCCAGGAGAGGACCTAGGGAGACTGGAGGATGAGGCGAGGTTTGCGTCTTGAGGTCCCAGACATGGGCAAGGCCAACAGCCGTGATGCAGAGGAGCCAGTGATCGCGAGCTTCGAGAATGACAGGTTGAGACTCGAGTACCATTGGGTTGAGCAACCTTCTTCCTGCGGGTGTCCAAGTGTGAATGGACCCATCTTCGCAGGCCACAGCCCAGAAATGCTTAGTTGCTGTTACCAGAATGATAGCTCGCGGTAGGAATTCTTCCCAGATAAGAGCGCCCCTTTTAGTGACCATGACGTGCGAGGGATCCCTTGGGTTGGCGTCATTCTTGGCTTCCAGGATGATATTCTCTGCCACCTTGGTTGCGTCTTCCAGCGAGCTGTCCCCCTGGAGAACGCCTCTCTCTAGCGGCCGCAGAATGTGAGACCTCACCTTGGGCACAGCCAGTCTGACCGAGGCCCACGCGATAGAAGGATTCAAGACAGCTGGTCGGAGGAACTCGGGCGTCGGGACCACACCATTCTGCACAGGCGCAAGGGTAGCAGGTTCAACGCCGTCGGGGCCATTCGTGACAATAGGGACCGGGCCGGTTGTTGCTCGTTTTGAGACGTgttcgtcctcctcatcgccctcgaCATTCATACGTCTCTTGTTACCAAGCAACATCGCAGCGATGCCCCCCTTGGGCAGCCCATCGAATGGCTTGGTGAGGTCGAGGACAGTAGTTGGCGCATCGTTCTGAGCCGTCTTATTGGTGGCAGTTGTACCAACCAGCTGTGTCTGGGGCAGTGATGATTGTCCAGTTCCCGATGAGGATACCAGCAGAGGCGCCACTCGtttcttgccgtccttgccaATGGTGACTCGtgacttgagctccttgactcGCTCGGCAGTCTTGTCCGCTGTCTCTTCTGGCTGCTTTTCTGGCTCCTTTTCTGGCTCCTTTTCTGGCTCTGTTTGACCGTTTGTTGTCGGCTTCGAAGCTGCACTTGGCTTGGTACCGTTAGTGACTGGTGTAGACTCTTTTGTCGATTCGGAAAAATCGCCCATCAGCGCACCCATCCTCGATTCGACAGCCCGTGACTCGCCCGCCTTGCTCTGGTTTTCCAGCAAGAGACCCTCGACATCCTCTGCAATACCCATTCCCTTTCTCGAACCGCCATACTTCTGTAGGGCCTTGATGTTCTCCTCAGGCTGCGCAACCCAACCCAGTTCACCCTCGGAGAACTTGGCAACCACGATGCTGCCATCGAGACTCGAGGCGTACAGGGTCTGGCCGTCCGGAGTCCACGCCAGGTCGGATATCGACTTCCCTGCAAGGTCCTGAAGAATAACCACGGGTCTTGATGTATTTGTATTCCATATGCTCAGAGTCTTGTCCTGACCGGCCGATGCAATCACCGTCACGAGCGACCCAGTATTGCCGTTAGATGCTGCGTTCGCGTCCGGCTTTACTGTATGGAAAAGTCGCGGTGAAAACATGCAGACTTCGGTAGGGGCCTCGTGGCCGATCAGGTTGATCTCACTGTCCCATCTCGTCCGCTCGATGATAGCGACAGAACTGACGGGTCCGTTCACAGCATTGGCGGCGGCAATGTGATTGCCATCAGGGGACCAAGAACAACGTCGGAAGTATGTTGTAAGAGGAGAGCTCTTGAACGGCGCACTAATCGTAGTCTCGAGGACAAAGTTGTTAACCATGTCATGCTGAGTCGCGTTGGGCGCAGGCGAGGTAAATCGGAAAATCTTGATAGTACGATCGTCGCTAGCGGTCGCAAAGAACTTGTTGGCAGGGTCAAAGGTGATACCCTTGACGTGACTCTGGTGGGCGGGCAgtgtcttgagcttctcaaagg from Fusarium falciforme chromosome 2, complete sequence includes these protein-coding regions:
- a CDS encoding Protein HIR, producing MHIIKPSWLSHSGEQKDFEVYSCHVSPDGKRLATAGGDGHVRIWSTESIYNANNSDYNKPRQLCHMSHHLGTIHSVRFSPNGRYLASGADDKIICVYHLDKGPPTATFGTNEEPPVENWKTYKRLIGHDNDVQDLAWSYDSSILVSVGLDSKVVVWSGHTFEKLKTLPAHQSHVKGITFDPANKFFATASDDRTIKIFRFTSPAPNATQHDMVNNFVLETTISAPFKSSPLTTYFRRCSWSPDGNHIAAANAVNGPVSSVAIIERTRWDSEINLIGHEAPTEVCMFSPRLFHTVKPDANAASNGNTGSLVTVIASAGQDKTLSIWNTNTSRPVVILQDLAGKSISDLAWTPDGQTLYASSLDGSIVVAKFSEGELGWVAQPEENIKALQKYGGSRKGMGIAEDVEGLLLENQSKAGESRAVESRMGALMGDFSESTKESTPVTNGTKPSAASKPTTNGQTEPEKEPEKEPEKQPEETADKTAERVKELKSRVTIGKDGKKRVAPLLVSSSGTGQSSLPQTQLVGTTATNKTAQNDAPTTVLDLTKPFDGLPKGGIAAMLLGNKRRMNVEGDEEDEHVSKRATTGPVPIVTNGPDGVEPATLAPVQNGVVPTPEFLRPAVLNPSIAWASVRLAVPKVRSHILRPLERGVLQGDSSLEDATKVAENIILEAKNDANPRDPSHVMVTKRGALIWEEFLPRAIILVTATKHFWAVACEDGSIHTWTPAGRRLLNPMVLESQPVILEARDHWLLCITAVGLAHVWDLKTQTSPHPPVSLGPLLDIATTSLNQHSATPGPGITSAHLNTTGHIIVTLSNGDGHYYAREMHIWQRLSEAWWAVGSQYWNSNDSSISALQSTAVGPNSKEGKDKDPGKPTVSSGIIPFLERHTTNEFLLKGRSYSLQRIIKMLVQRKEAENLESSVSIAHLENRIAGAMQLGAQDEFRLYLFMYAKRLGAEGARGKVEELLNSLMGGILDDDEQKKDNARGWFSKEGDLCGWDRKELLKGVVMILGKYRELQRLTVQYARVLDISPEDGSVDVESMDVET